The proteins below come from a single Notamacropus eugenii isolate mMacEug1 chromosome 7, mMacEug1.pri_v2, whole genome shotgun sequence genomic window:
- the EFS gene encoding embryonal Fyn-associated substrate, with translation MAVSAQLARALYDNTAESPEELSFKRGDVLRVLQGEGAGGLQGWCLCSLHGQQGIVPANRVKLLPTGPSPESSLYQVPPTHQSTPDSVPGPGLEEQEVYVIPPPPRPCSAPRPSPGLCPPSPDAIYKVPRSSGTQLDTPGDAREVYDVPSTVLLVSPSDPYDSPVPFPRPLARTSTQLPGGGDAPYDVPQALKPSLEHDLEWEGGREPEPPLYAAPSNLKRASALLNLYEAPEELLGEGISTSSDEAIYDVPLLGPEEAPPPGPPSPPSSNPAPNDLETLALLLARSPPPPPRPRLPSTESLSRRPLPALPVQELSVPSPVPSPASGRKGSIQDRPLPPPPPRVPSYMGLKTEGDEEGRVGDAGAETADHHNEYEGIPLAEEYDYVHLKGMERIQGSDPLDGATPEAPESTLRERLHQTDQEAPTPGEPLDLPSGDLQLLHFYAGQCQSHYSALQAAVAALLASTRANHPPRLFVPHSKRVVVAAHRLVFVGDTLGRLAASAPLRAQVGTAGAALGQALRAAVLAVKGAALGYPSGPAAREMAQRVAELAGQALQFTTLLSGLAP, from the exons ATGGCTGTGTCG gCCCAGCTGGCCCGGGCCCTCTATGACAACACAGCAGAATCTCCAGAGGAACTGTCCTTCAAACGTGGGGATGTGCTCCGAGTGCTACaaggggagggggctgggggGCTGCAGGGTTGGTGTCTCTGCTCCCTTCATGGCCAGCAGGGAATCGTGCCTGCCAATCGAGTGAAGCTTCTGCCCACTGGCCCCAGCCCTGAGTCCAGCCTTTACCAGGTGCCTCCTACTCACCAGAGCACACCTGATTCAGTGCCTGGACCTGGTCTCGAGGAACAGGAG GTATATGTGATACCCCCACCACCTCGGCCCTGTTCTGCCCCAAGACCCTCACCTGGGCTCTGCCCACCATCCCCAGATGCCATCTACAAAGTCCCCAGAAGTAGTGGGACACAACTAGACACCCCTGGAGATGCTCgagag GTTTATGATGTACCCTCCACTGTTCTTCTAGTTTCCCCCAGTGATCCCTATGACTCCCCAGTTCCTTTCCCCCGCCCCCTAGCCCGAACATCCACTCAGCTCCCTGGGGGAGGTGATGCCCCCTATGACGTCCCCCAagctctgaaaccatctcttgaACATGACTTGGAGTGGGAGGGGGGCCGGGAACCAGAGCCCCCCCTCTATGCAGCCCCCTCCAACCTGAAGCGGGCCTCAGCTCTGCTCAATCTGTATGAGGCACCAGAAGAACTTCTGGGAGAGGGCATCTCCACTAGCAGCGATGAAGCCATCTATGACGTGCCCCTGCTTGGTCCTGAGGAAGCACCGCCTCCTGGACCTCCTAGTCCCCCAAGCTCCAATCCTGCCCCAAATGATCTTGAGACCCTAGCCCTGCTCCTGGCCCGGAGCCCACCTCCACCTCCTCGGCCCAGGCTCCCCTCTACTGAGAGTCTGTCCCGGCGTCCATTGCCTGCCCTGCCTGTCCAAGAACTCTCAGTTCCATCTCCTGTGCCCTCTCCTGCCTCTGGCCGAAAAGGCAGCATCCAGGATCGGCCACTGCCCCCACCACCTCCCCGTGTGCCCAGCTACATGGGACTCAAAACTGAGGGAGACGAGGAGGGAAGAGTGGGTGatgcaggggcagagacagcagACCACCACAATGAGTATGAGGGCATCCCCCTGGCCGAGGAGTATGACTACGTTCATCTCAAG GGAATGGAAAGAATCCAAGGGTCTGATCCCCTGGATGGGGCCACACCTGAGGCCCCTGAGTCGACGCTTCGAGAGAGGCTGCACCAAACGGATCAG GAGGCCCCCACCCCAGGGGAGCCCCTCGATCTGCCTTCCGGTGACCTGCAGCTATTACACTTTTATGCTGGACAGTGCCAGAGCCATTATTCAGCTTTGCAGGCGGCTGTGGCAGCCCTGTTGGCCAGTACGAGAGCCAACCATCCCCCTCGGCTCTTTGTGCCCCACAGCAAACGAGTGGTAGTAGCAGCTCACCGGCTGGTCTTTGTAGGGGACACCCTGGGCCGGCTGGCTGCATCAGCCCCGTTACGTGCCCAGGTTGGCACCGCCGGGGCTGCTCTGGGTCAGGCACTACGGGCCGCTGTGCTGGCTGTCAAGGGTGCTGCCCTAGGTTACCCCTCAGGTCCTGCTGCCCGAGAGATGGCCCAGAGGGTTGCTGAGCTGGCTGGACAGGCATTGCAATTCACCACCCTGCTCAGCGGCCTAGCACCTTGA